TTGTCCCATAGCTATTTGCCTGCCTTCTTGCGTCCCGCGGTCTTGCCCTTGCCTTTGCCCTGCGCCGGTTCGGCGGTTTCGGCAGCGGCGCGCGATGCGTTGCGCTCGGCCAGCGCGATGACGATGTGCGCCATGCGCCGCTGATAGCGGTAGGCGCGGCCCATCGGCGCCGGACGGATGCGCTTCATGCGCGGGCCGTCGTTGGCAACGGCGCGCTTGACGACGAGGTTGTCGACGTCAACGTCGAGGCCCTTTTCCTGGCTCAAATAATTGGCGTTCTCCACCGCCGAGCGCAGGATCTTGCCGATGGTGGGCGCGATGCCCTTCTTGGTGAACGCCAGCGTGTTCATGGCGTCTTCCACGCGCCGGCCCTTGATCAGGTCGAGCACGAGGCGCGCCTTCTGCGGCGACACCCGCAGGTAGCGTCCTTCCGCGCGAAACTCGGTGATGTTTGCTTCTGCCATGTTCAGTTCCAATCGTTCGTGCAGCGACGCAGCAAGCCACGTCTCTACAGAATCTTTTAGCTCTTCCCGCCCGCCGGGGCTGCCGGCGCTGCCGGGGCCGAGCCCGCGGCCGGCACGATGGCGCCTGGTCCGCCGGGGACGCCGGCCGGCTTGGCTGCGGCCTCCGCCGCCGCCTTCATGGAGTGCGCCTTGAACTGGCGGGTGAAGCTGAATTCGCCCAGCTTGTGTCCCACCATGTTTTCGGTGACGTACACCGGGATGAACTTCTTGCCGTTGTGCACCGCCAGGGTGTGTCCCACCATTTCCGGGACGATGGTGGAACGGCGCGACCAGGTGCGCACGACCTTCTTCTCGTTGCGCCGGTTCATGCCTTCCACCTTTTCCATCAGGTGCTGGTCAACGAACGGTCCTTTTTTTGTCGAACGCATAATTCGTCTCTTCCCGGGAGGCGCAGCAAGCTGCGTCTCTAGAAAATGCTTACTTCTGCCTCCGCTGCACAATGAAGCGGTCGGTGCGCTTGTTGTTGCGCGTCTTGTAGCCGCGCGTGGGCTGTCCCCAGGGCGTGACCGGATGGCGTCCGCCCGAAGTCTTGCCTTCGCCGCCGCCGTGCGGGTGGTCCACCGGGTTCATGGTGACGCCGCGGTTCACCGGACGGCGTCCCAGCCAACGGGTGCGTCCCGCCTTGCCGATGGCGACGTTCTCGTGGTCCACGTTGCCGACCTGCCCGATGGTGGCCATGCAGTCGACGAGCACTTTGCGCGTTTCGCCCGAGGGCAGCTTGACCAGCGCGTAGTCGCCTTCCTTGGCGACCAGTTGCGCGGCGCCGCCGGCCGAGCGCACCATCTGCGCGCCCTTGCCCGGCTTGAGCTCGATGTTGTGGATTGTGGTGCCGGCCGGGATGTTGCGCAGCGGCAGCGCGTTGCCGACCAGGATGTCGGCCTCGGCGCCGCTGACTACTTTCCGTCCGACTTCGAGTCCGGCCGGGTGCAGGATGTAGCGCTTCTCGCCGTCGGCGTAGCTGAGCAGCGCAATGCGCGCCGAGCGGTTCGGGTCATACTCGATGGAGACGACCGACGCCGGAATGCCGGCCTTGTCCCGCTTGAAGTCGATGAGGCGCAGCTTGCGCTTGTGCCCGCCGCCGCGATGCCAAGAGGTGACGTCGCCCGAGTTGCGCCGCCCGCCGGTGCGCTGCTTGGGCGAGGTGAGCGGCTTGAACGGCCGGTCGGTCGTGATCTCGTCGTTGGTCAGCGCGGTCTGGAAGCGCCGCGTTGAGGTCACCGGTCTGTAAGTCTTGATTGCCATAAAAGTCTCGCTGCTTGCTGCTGGCCACTGCTTTTGCGAGCGGCCAGTAGCGGTTTACAAGTTCTGCGCGTACTCCGGCATTTTTTCGCCGGCCTTCAGCTTCACGTACGCCTTCTTCCAGTCGGGGCGGTAGCCGGCGAACTTGCCGCGGCGGCGCTCCTTGCCCTGGAAGTTGGCGGTGCGCACCGAGTCCACTTTCACCTTGAACACGGTCTGCACCGCCTGCTTGATCTCGGTCTTGCTCGCCTTGGCGGCCACGCGGAACACCAGCGTGGCTTCGGTTTCCTTTACGCCCAAACCTTTTTCCGTGATCACCGGCTGGAGGATGACCTGATAAGGAGACTTCATGACACGGCCTCCTTATTCTTGCGACTGGCGGGGGCGTTCTTGGCGAGCGACCCGGCCAGGGCCTCCAGCGCCGGCCGCGCGAACACGGCGCGGTCGTAGCGCAGCAGGTGATAGGGGTGCACGTCGCGCCCGCGCAGCAGCTCGACGCCGGAAAGGTTGCGCGTGCTCAGGTGCAGGCTGCGGTTGTCGCTGCCCTTGGCGTCGACCAGCACCGCGGTCTTTTCGACCTTGAGCGCATCGAGCGCTTCGCGGAAGGCCGAGGTGGAGATTTCTTTCAGTTCGAAGCTCTCGACGACCGTCAGCTTGCCATCCTG
This genomic interval from Terriglobales bacterium contains the following:
- the rplV gene encoding 50S ribosomal protein L22, whose translation is MAEANITEFRAEGRYLRVSPQKARLVLDLIKGRRVEDAMNTLAFTKKGIAPTIGKILRSAVENANYLSQEKGLDVDVDNLVVKRAVANDGPRMKRIRPAPMGRAYRYQRRMAHIVIALAERNASRAAAETAEPAQGKGKGKTAGRKKAGK
- the rplB gene encoding 50S ribosomal protein L2, whose product is MAIKTYRPVTSTRRFQTALTNDEITTDRPFKPLTSPKQRTGGRRNSGDVTSWHRGGGHKRKLRLIDFKRDKAGIPASVVSIEYDPNRSARIALLSYADGEKRYILHPAGLEVGRKVVSGAEADILVGNALPLRNIPAGTTIHNIELKPGKGAQMVRSAGGAAQLVAKEGDYALVKLPSGETRKVLVDCMATIGQVGNVDHENVAIGKAGRTRWLGRRPVNRGVTMNPVDHPHGGGEGKTSGGRHPVTPWGQPTRGYKTRNNKRTDRFIVQRRQK
- a CDS encoding 50S ribosomal protein L23 — protein: MKSPYQVILQPVITEKGLGVKETEATLVFRVAAKASKTEIKQAVQTVFKVKVDSVRTANFQGKERRRGKFAGYRPDWKKAYVKLKAGEKMPEYAQNL